CTCGCATTTCTCGTTGCATCATTCAATTATGGACGGAAAAGAGAATATATAACGGTAGCTATTTATGGACACAAGCCCAAACTATTAATGATAAATTATAGactcaattacaagcaaaaaagagcatgaATCATATACTTTCCTATCGAtagggagtatgaaccatacctTCAACACTGGTGCCCTCGGTATTTCGTTAATTGTAATAGGTTGTTAAGTCCATTAGGTTGCCAATGAAACCTCTGTGAAACTTTTGAACCTCGTTTGGTTAAAattaactaaattggtactttCCATGATTTCATTTAGTCaactcaactctctctctctctctctctctctctctctcaaactagCAAAACCCCCCTACAGACCCTTGTTTTACTCGAAACCACGCGTTGTTAATCCACCTTAAGATTTCAGAAATCCAGATGCAACATTTCCATGATCAATTCATGGGAACGTATGGAAAAGTACACTGCACACCTCTTCAACAGACCAAAGTATGAAAATGGGAAGCATCCAAGAAAAACCAGACGCAGGTTCAGGGCAAAGAGGCACTCTTTTTGGAGCACGAGATCTCCTAAAATCGTTGTGCCGCACGTCTCTCTGGCCTTGAAAGTCCTCACTCCTAACCTATCTCAGCTGTGACGCCAGTCGgtctcttccttttcctctgGTCTTTTCTATTACCAACCGCCAGCCTTGGACTCGGTTCTTTTCTGCGAAGATACACCGTGTACTGGTCTACTGCGGATTTCCAGCTACCAACTTTGCCTGTGTCCTTCAATAATGGCGATGGTGACGTTTACTTTTAATGGGTTATCTTTAGTTTTCAAGTCCCCAATAAGAACATCGCGTCGAGAAATGATCATCCATCACCCTTTCCTCGTTTTCTGTCCAAGAATGGATGCtcgaaggtaaaaaaaaaatgcaggcaTAAAATTCGTGACGTTAGCTGCAAAAGCTTATCTGTAGAGTTGACCAAATGCGACAGTTCGGATGCTACCACGAAGCTACAACACACCTTCATTTGGgagatttaataaaaattttccaagtcTACGCACCCTATGACAAGTAAGTGAAACCCCTCTATGAATACAAGAATATAGCACGAATTAGTTGAGCTTCGTGTCAGATTTTCGACAGAGAACACAAACTTGGAAGATCTGCTTGACCAACACGTTCATCATGATTGAAGTAGGATGAAATGTCAAACTTTTCATTAAAAGGACCACAAAACCCTAGATTGAGTGGGAGTCAAATAATAATGTGTACAGATTCTGATTGAATGTGAATGTTTTGTCTTGGGAATGACCGAGATGGGATATCAAATGAGACTTGGTTAGACTGGACCAACACCGAAACTCATTGAAAGAGTAGGTGAATCCTAGGTCGATGATGATTAAATCGCGTAACCTAACGAGTCGAGGCATCAATCACGAAGGAGCTCCTACGTGCTCACTCATTCGAGCCGGTAAAATGATTCGTGTAGTGATGAGGTGCTCTGAAAATAGACAAGAGAATGCTAAATAGAATAAACCTACCCGATTCAATCAATTATGATTAATTTATATTTAGCGCAACGAGGGAAATTCTGatgaaaaattcattcatttttaggaaatattttttaaatcatttattttctgcgaaataaaCGGGCACTAAACAACCTAtacttagccaaaaaaaaaaacaaaagctggAGTCTTTAAATTTGCAAGGTGTTTGACACGTAGGTATGAGTAAAATTGCTTCCAGAAGAAGGCGACCTGTTTCCGAACTTGGAAACAAAGGTGACCTTTTTGACAGTGTCTGCCTGCTGTCCTGGTTCTTCAGAGGGTTCGACCCATTTCTCTGAAGAGGACTAATCAGTCTCCGAGGAAACAACTCGGAAATTTTCCATTTCTAGGAAAATTCTCCCCTTGAACTGAGTGTTGACAGAGAAGCATGAAGTGAGtgggcaattttctttttttatttttttcgggcTTGGACCGGATCTATCATAGTTGTTGATCACGTGAGATCCATATAGCTTGGGTCCATTCGAGAGTTTCTTAAAGTGCCTGAAATCGAACCTATTTGCGCACGTGACGATCAATTAGTGCCCCTACACGTAAACGAACTTTTGCGCTGATAAGATTAAATGAAACAACAagtccgaattttttttttttaatgagtgcTGTTGGATCTGCCAACACATTAGCGATAGGGTAAGGCCATATGCAAGATCTTGATGATTTCAAGGCTGCAATGTGATCACTGAAAGGAATGCCAAGTATGGTTCAAATTCAGAAATGAGTTCGTGGGAAGTTGCTTTTATGGGCCTAAAGATGTCCTCCTCTTTGTATGCATGAAAAAACTGGGCTTgggctgctctctctctctctctctctccctcgaaTAGTAACACCTGATCTGATCAGAAACATAATGCAATTCTTAATCAGCAAAACAAAATTGCACTACTGTAAAAGAAGACGAAAACATTTGCTTTCCCGTCAATTCTCCAATCAAAAACAACAATATCGGTGATCCTATAAGGATTTGTCTATTTAAATCCGAACAGATGCGACTAGGCATGTTTAAGTTAAACGTGTTGATGCGTCATTTTTCGACCACGATATGATTAGACATGTTTCAACACTTGCGATACTCGTGCTTAATGTCCCCAAGTTGTGTCAATGGACCAtcttcatcttttatttttttttacctgatTTGGCATTACAGCGAGATAGGGAAACCCAAACACGACTCGTACATAAACCCGGATAGATATTCCACACCACATGAAGTCTCACATGTCTAGATATGGGTTCAAAATCCATTTTTTAATCAATATGTGATGGATTGAGTTGTTATATGGGTTAATTATATTCACTAAATGGGTTTAAACATATTATGAGTGTTCAATGGATTACAAATAGGTTTACAACTTATTCGGATCCAACCCAACTCAATAACTTCCACTTCGTTCTCTCTCGCCCTTACTTACCTCAATTTGGGTATGAGTTTTCCTAAGTtgtattaaatatgaaagttttTAGGAATATGAGTTGGATCATATATGGATTGGTCCgagtcactagatttgcattgcaataaatagatgaatattgtccaaaaatttttaaacctattgcacttttgtcaattcattcataaatcttttacttttgtcaattcagtcctaaaccattttacTTGTTGTCAATTGAGTCGCATTAGCCGGAAAATCATTTACGTGGATGTCGATCATCCTATGTGGTACGATCGACgttaacatggataatttttaattatattttattaaatattttattaattttttctctcttttttttcctttgttttttctttactGTTCTTGTGGCCACTGGGTCCTTGCTGGCCGAGCCGccgggcgagggttgcctcgcCCTGGCTGATGGCTGCGATGGCATCGCCCATAtccgggtcataaatgggtttaaaacTAATACGAACGttaaatgtgtcataaatggTTTATAACTTACTCAAGCCCAACCAGTGACTATTTCTTTGTGTCCTCTCGCCGTCACTCGATCTCGATGGATTGTCCTCAATtgtattaaatatgaaagttttTAGGAATATGAGTCGGGTCACATATGCGTTGGCGTTAGTCACTAGAattgcattgcaataaataggagaaatattatccaaaaagtcctaaacatattgtatttttgtcaattcagtcataaaccttttaattttatcaattcagtcttaaaccgtTTCACATgttactaattgagtcctatTAGCCAAAAATTTATCGACGTCGAtgccgaccgtcctacgtggtacAGCCGTcgttgatgtgaataatttttaataatatgttaatattttttttgaaattattattaattttttctcctGTCATCCTTTTTCCATTGTTTTTTCTTTACGGTGCTCGCAATCAACGAGGGTTGCCTCGCGACCGCGATGGCCTCACCCATATATGGGTTATAAATAGGTTTAAACCTATTATGAATGTTATACCTATTATAAATGGGTTCATAGCTTAGTTAGACCTAACTCACCTTTATAACTCTCTCTTCGTGTGCTTTTGCTCTCTCGATCTCACACTCACTCACCTCAATTTGGATATGGGTTTTCCTAAGTtgtattaaatatgaaagtttttaggaaaatgagtgGGTCGCATATGTGTTGGCATTAGTcgctagatttgcattgcaataaataaatgaggaatattgtccaaaaagtccaaaacctattgtactttttgcCTATTCTgtcctaagccttttaattttgtcaatacggtcttaaaatttttcatatttgccaattgagtcctattaGCCGGGAAATCGATGACGTGAACATCATCCTATGTCGCATGATCgacgttgatgtggataatttttaataatcttttatgtatttattttgaaaattttattaatgtttctcctttcctcctttgttttttctttactaTTCTCACGGCCAATAAGGGTTGCCTGGCCCTCGCTGGCCTCTAGGCAAGGTCAAACAGCAAAGGTCGCCTTGCCCTTGCTTGACCTCGCCCTCACCGCAATGGCCTCATCCATATTTCggtcataaataggtttaaaCATAATGTGGATGCTAAATGTGCCGAAATGAGTTTACTGACTTATTTAGACCCAATGCACCTTTATGACTCTCTCTTTATGTCATCTCACCCTCAACCAATCACGCGTTCACTCATCTTAGTTTGGTTATGAGTTTTCCTAAAATGTATTAAGGGATATGTTCAttagaaattttaaaacttgttatgaaagtgcaattaagtcctaaaactttcaaaaagcacaaacaagtcctaaaacttgacaAATCTGTGCAATCCGTTAACTCCGTCCTATTCAACTAATGGAAAATGCcaatattgcatttttttttctttctcttacttGGCGCTGACATAGCCGAAATAAGAACAATAAGTCCAAATCGGCATCTTTTGGTCcagatttgatttttaatataaatattaattaaattaattaaataaaaaaggtaaaacTAGTGAAGGCTCTTACTAGCCCTTGCCGCCAAAGTCGAAAGGGTTGGCAATGGTGAGGCGAGGATCGGTTGGGCCTCGGCGGCCGGCTACCCCGCCCGATGGTAGGCAAGGGTCGCTAGCCATCGCCCAAACCTAGCCAAGGGCCACCGCTAGTTGGGGAGGGGCTGGGCAAGGGCCTACAAGCCCTCGCTTGCCATTGGCCGGGGTTGACGGTAATCCCGGCCAACCCTTAGTACACCATCACTAGAAACCGGTCCTTCCAGTGATGGTGGGGGACGGCAGCAGTGAGGGCCAGCGGGGCCTTTCTTTGGTTTTGctagtttttccctttttctaaaaaatttattttattttatttaaattgaaaaaataaatttggaccaaaatgacattgttttggACTTATCGTTATTGTTTCGGCTACGTCGGCGCtaagtatttttcattaaccgaattggacgaagttaatggaaggactcgattgtaccaatttgttaaattttaggacttgattgtactttttaaaagttttagagcTCAATTTCACTTTGGTAACAAGTTTTAACATTTCTAGTGAACATGTACATTGTATTAAATATGAAGTTTATATGAATATGAGTTGGGTCGCATATGTGTTGGTATTAATCTTTAgatttgcattacaataaatgGGGGGAATATTGTCCAAAGTCCTAACTTATTGTACATTTGTCAAtacagtcctaaattttttaattttgtcaattcagttctaaatctttttacttATTGCCAATTGAGTCGTATTAGCcaaaaaatcaccgacgtggatgacGATCGTTTTACGTGGTACGATCTATGTtgatttggataatttttatagtatattattgttttttgtaatttttatgaactttttctcctttgttttttcttactGTTCTCCCGGCCAGCGAAGGTCTCCTCAACCTCGCCGTGATTGCGGTGTCCTCACCCATATCCgggtcataaatatttttaaatataatatgagtatttttttttttttggttgaaaacataatatgagtgttGAATGTGTCGtaaatatgtttataacttACTTAGACCCAACCCACCTTTGTGACTCTCTCTTTGTTCTCTCTCGCACTCAATTACCTCATTTTGGCTATGGATTTTCctaaattatattaaatgtgaaatttgttaGGAATATGAGTCGGGTAgcataggggtgagcatggtcccAGTTCGGTTTGCGGGTGGGTCCATAGAACTTGTCCCACCAAGCTTGTTTAACCAAATGAAGATTGAAAATTAGAGATTTGGTGAGTAGATTGAAGATTAGGGATTTGAACTTATAGCAAATGGAGCAATCGTAAGCGATAGAGGCAGCTATAGGCGTAGCCGTGAGTTGGTGAGAGTCAAGAAATGAAGATGGAGACGAGACGAAAAGACCGAGGTGAGATTGAGACACCGAGGGTTTGAGACGAAAGAAAATAGAGACCGATATGAAAGTGGGAGTTTGAGACAAGATGAGCAAGTGTCAGACTagggatttaggatttttcattgtttttgaaaaaattatagaatTATAAATATTATGTATCACCGATTCGGTATTTATCAATTCCAGGAAAttggaatcgagaatcggacGAGTATCATTAGGAACCACTGCTTTTGGGCCAACCCAATCCGGTTTTGGGCGGTCCAAGCAATTCCCGATTCTTTTGCACACCCGTAAGGTCGCATATGTGTTAAAATTAGTCACTAGATTTGCTTtgtaataaatgggtcataaatatgTTAGATTAGTCTTCTTGAGTCAGATCATTTATGGCCCATCCAACCAATTCGTTTGACAAGTTTACGCATGCCATCAATCCATTCACACTTCACGCGTACTGGCCGATATCCCAGTCCGGGGAACCAGTGATTCGCTCCATTTTCACGACCCATTACGCTTTTACTTTCGGGGGTTCTGCACGCCACCATGAAAGGATTGGGAGTAATAGAATACGGTCTATCGGAGGATAATTCGAGCTTCACTGAGCCAAGCCAACTGTGTTTGCCTGTAAAACATTGGGATCAGACGACCATTGACTCTGCTCTTTATGGCCGGAGAAGAAGATGTAAGATCTGTGACATGAATCACGACGGTTTTGCTGGTCAAGCTTCAACCAGTTTTCCTGACGTCACTCTCCAGGATTCCCATCAGTGCACACTTACCTAATTTTCTACAAGTTCCGGCAAAGTACGTTAGCCTTTAATGACTTTAGGGTTTTTACACCGGAATTCCTCAGCTACCCTGGTCGTGCACCACGTGCACACTTACTGCTCACGACACCATTCTTGTTTTTAAATGCGCCATTCCCCCCCGTCGGTGAAACTGTGTTCGTCGCCGTCGACATGTGTTTCTTTGTTTCTGTCGTATAAATTCGGGGATCTAGCTAACGCAGTTTGGCGTCTTCTGCTCTCGGTTCTCGGCTTCACCTTCTCTCCcatacttctctctctttctctctctctcctctccttctaCCCTCTTCGTCCGGCCCCTGACTCCTCGTGGGTTGTCTTTCGATCCGCCGCAGCAACAGACGGCGAAGGCGTCGCTTGTCGATCAGGCTGTTGGAGAATTTGCGGTGGGGCCTTCGGTTTTCGAAAAGGAACGGTTGCTCAGGCATGAGCGCCGTGCTGGATTCTCCGCTTGTGGCGCTCGCGTCCGAGTACGCGAGCTTCGGTTTCCTCGCCGCCGCAAACAGTTTGTGGACCTGGATCGCCGTCATCGGCGCGGCTGCTCTCAGTTTCTGGCGAATACGAGCCTCCGCATCGTCCGCCTCAGTTTCCAGTCGAGTAAGCGAAGAACCCTCGCCCCCGTTGCCGTCTCCGTCGTCTCGTGAAGATGAATATGTAAACGCAGATCCATCTTTTCCGCAACCGGCGTCTTGTGGCGCCGTGGAGGAAGAAATTTCATCTGGTGCTTCGACTTCTTCTTTGTCTCCTCCTCCGTCTCCCACATGGTATGAATGTGACGGTGGCGCAGTTACAAAGGGGAAGTTCACGATATATTACGAGGAGGATCGGAGAGAGGACGAaccggcggcggcagcggcaacCGTAGATGAAGCTGAGCTTGGTGGCAGAGAGTGGTGGTGGCGTTGGGAGAGAGCGGTGAGATGGAGGGATGGAGAGAGAGGGTGGTACAAGCTCCAGGACTTGAGGGCGATCAATGGCAACGTGGTGAGGCTGTGGGATGAGAGTTAGCAGAAAGACAGAAAAGATTAGTAAATTAGGAACCATTATTTGctccttaattttcctttcatttcggTACGAGGTTGTTGGTCTATCAATATAGTTACGAATTAGATTAATAAGCTGAGGGGTTTTTAACGAAATTGCCGTCGATAATAAATCTTACTCGTTGATTTTAAACTCTTTTAGCATCACGGTCTTGTATGCGAATCGGGATAAATAACCTCCTATAAACATGTATGCACAACTAATTTACACAAGAATGCAACACGAAATGGATGGCGATTGCAATGTTGGGAGCACACTCTTGATCATCGCATCGAAGTGATGCTCTGGAACATCTCGAAGATGGGGTATTACAATTCGTGTATTGCGTAGATTTCGCCAATTTTTTCCATTGTTCAGGCTGAGCAAGTATCACTGTGCCGAAATGGTTTTACAAAGCATTATTAGACGTTTTTCATAAGAGGTCGGATCCATCCTAGAATTTATCCATACTAACTAGAGAGAGGTTATGCTGCTGCCGATTTATGCACTTAACTTAAAGATCAAGAGAAGAGACCATCTAtcaacgaaaagaaaaaagatccaATCTAATAGAATAAATCCCctgtctctttctctatctctcacaTGGGCCTGGTCGGCTAGGCCCGCATGAGAGATCATCGGTTACTGTTTGTGCAGTCGTTTGGCGATGCACTTTCCCCtagggtgagcggttcccggtccggtccggtttccgggCAATCCAATGGAACCATAAAAATGTCTAATAATCAAGTGAAAAGAGCACTAAATAAAGCAACATGCCCAATTTTTGAACAATCTCGTCTCATTTGGCCTCACGATGTGGTGATTTGTGAATGATGAAATCGCAATGCGAGCAGAGCAACCATAGGAGCAACAattgaataaagaaaaagaacaaggtaaggacaaaataaatttcttcaGTTCTCCATTCTGTGAGATCAAACTGAAGAGAATAAAACTCTACAGTCCTTACCACAGACACAGACACAGGGTGTGAGAGAGGCGGCTAGGAAAGCAAGAATGAAACAGTagggtaacttttttttttttttttgggggggtagTAAAAAAACATTagggttatttaaaaaaattaaaattaaaaaatcgatcGGTCTGGTTCTATACCCCTAGACCGAGAACCTCGTTCGGCCACCTGTTCCAATGTTAAGGATCAAGAATAGGACCGCCGCTCTCTGGAACagagaaccggaccatcggtccaaTTCAGGCCAATCCCAATTCCGTCGGCCCagcttgctcacccctactttccCCCTCATCCTTCCATGGAAGCCtattttcttgatttgttcGTTCACtccattttgtttttattctaGTATTTTCTTAGGTTAACCTACTACGCCCAAAGG
This genomic interval from Rhodamnia argentea isolate NSW1041297 chromosome 4, ASM2092103v1, whole genome shotgun sequence contains the following:
- the LOC115746752 gene encoding uncharacterized protein LOC115746752 produces the protein MSAVLDSPLVALASEYASFGFLAAANSLWTWIAVIGAAALSFWRIRASASSASVSSRVSEEPSPPLPSPSSREDEYVNADPSFPQPASCGAVEEEISSGASTSSLSPPPSPTWYECDGGAVTKGKFTIYYEEDRREDEPAAAAATVDEAELGGREWWWRWERAVRWRDGERGWYKLQDLRAINGNVVRLWDES